Below is a window of Musa acuminata AAA Group cultivar baxijiao chromosome BXJ3-11, Cavendish_Baxijiao_AAA, whole genome shotgun sequence DNA.
AGAAGCACTAAGCACTATGAACATCGAGAGAGGCATTGTCCTGATGAAGCTCCTGCCTGTCTCCTTCCTCTGCCAGAAGGATACAAACGGCCCATTGAGTGGCCAAATAGCAGGAACAAGGTGTCTCATTTAGTGGAATTTTGCCTCATTATTTAGACAAAGAGAAATGCTCATTTTCATTGTTGTGCAGATATGGTACCACAATGTACCTCATTCCCAGCTTGCAGCCGTAAAGGGCCATCAAAATTGGGTGAAAGTGTCTGGAGAATTCCTCACTTTTCCTGGTGGAGGCACTCAGTTCATACATGGAGCACTGCACTACATTGATTTCATCCAGGAGGTTCACTTGCTATTACTCTCTTATTCTTGCTTATTGGGCTACCCAACAACTAGTAAattgtttttgtgcaccaatttcCTTCATACACAGTGTTTTCATGAAAATTGATGCTCCTTTCATGCCCATGTATTAGCTTATAGTTGCTACAAAGAAATGCTTGCAACAAAGCCTTTTTCCTGGAGACATTCTCAAGTTCCTTTTAGGTCCCGCATTGTGTGTCTAAACTGGAAGAAGGATCTGAAACATTGTTTGctagtttttatgttgattcttgTTTCCAACTTTACCATTGTTCAActaaattttttatcaaaatcttcCTTTTTATTGGAGAAGCCATTATAACTTTATGTCATACTTAATGCATTGCATAAGTGTTGAAAATGACCCGATATATTAGCAAGATTTAATATCCCCTTGTACATGCAAGCTAAATAAGGCTTGATGCATGATATTGTAAATGACATTACTCAAATACTGATCAAACATCGGATGCAATAGAGAGGGACAGATCCAAGTTTTGAACTTACAACCTCCTTTGATACTATGATAACGATTATGTTAAGGTGCCTTCAAATCTCAATTAAGTTGTTAGGAAAACCCAACATATTTAGAagctttaaaattataaattacatCTATTTGTTGAACATTATTATCATAATTGTGATTATCCTtttgcatttgtaatagtctatgCCTGATATAGCCTGGGGAAAGAAAAGTCGTGTTGTATTGGATGTTGGCTGTGGGGTCGCTAGTTTTGGAGGATTTCTATTCGATAGAGATGTACTTACCATGTCGTTTGCTCCTAAAGATGAGCATGAAGCTCAAGTGCAGTTTGCTCTTGAAAGAGGAATTCCAGCTCTATCAGCTGTCATGGGCACTAAAAGACTTCCTTTCCCTGGAATGGTTTTTGATGTCATCCATTGTGCCCGTTGTAGGGTCCCTTGGCATATAGAAGGTAATTCCAAATCAAGACTTAGATTTATGTTTCAAAGATTATTTTTGGTGCCATAATGGATGTAACATGTATTGTGCAGGTGGTATGCTTTTATTGGAGTTGAATCGAATGTTGCGTCCTGGTGGTTATTTCGTATGGTCTGCTACACCAGTTTATCAACAAATTCCAGAGGATGTTGAGATTTGGGaaggtaattttttttaattgactTACTCAAAATTTTTAAGTACTAAAAAATCGTGTAATAAAAGATCAGGTTTATTTTTACAATTTTATATCATGACCTTAGCTGATGATATTTTATCTCATATGAGACTCTAGTAAGGGAGTAACAATCTCCCTTCTTACTAGTGGGTTAACCTTGTGATATGCCTCATGTCTCATCCATACAAATCTCTTTACTATTTGGACCTTTACTATGCCAATACTAGATTGACACTAATAATTTTTGTTATGACTTAATGAGATAGGATAACCAATGCTAGATTGACTCTGATATCGTTTACTATAAAGTATAATCCGACttgatgaaaaaataatttattaatttaatataccTAACACCAAATAACCCAAAAACATTAGGCCAAGTTAATGATACTCTATACCTGTCAAACCCTTATAATTCAATTCAGTTCAATTCTTCATCTACCCTTGATGTGACACTAAGCTGAAAAGTTATATTTTATCATTCTCCAATCTCTACAAAATTAGAATATTCACTAAAAGGAGGAGAATTCAAATGAATCCATTAAATCTTTGCTATTGATTAGAAGACTACTAATGAAAGTTTGTTCCTTGAGGATGTTGGTGTCATGCTTTTTCTGATTAGAAAGTAGCTATCGGATCACTGAACTCTAATGTGAAACTATTGCCAGCCATGACAGCATTGACACAATCCATGTGCTGGGATATGGTGAATAAGACGAAGGATCGAATCAATGAAGTCGGCATGGCAATATACAGAAAGCCTTCAGACAATGAATGCTATGCCAAAAGAACCGAAGACAGCCCTCCACTCTGCCAAGGTTCTGATGATCCAAATGCAGCCTGGTTAAGTTCTTCTTAAGAGATTATGCATCTGTCTTAGTTTCAATTCAGTATGCATTTTAATGTGCCTTTAATGAATCAATGTTCTGCACTTCTCCAGGAACATCCCTTTGCAAGCATGCATGCACAAACTGCCCGTAGATCCTAATGTCCGGGGCTCGCAGTGGCCACAGCAGTGGCCACTGAGACTGGATAATGTCCCATATTGGCTGAATAGTTCACAGGTTGGAGTCTATGGAAGGCCTGCACCAGAGGACTTCAAAGCAGACACTGAGCTTTGGAAGCATATTGTAAGCAAATCGTATATGAAGGGATTGGGAATCAACTGGTCTGCGGTGAGAAACGTGATGGATATGAGAGCCGTATATGGAGGGTATGTGAAAACATGCATttctattttctctcttttactgCAATTTTTTCGTATATATTATACTCAGGTCAAACGTCAATCCCGTTGAGCCTTGAGTCAGTGGTCCATTAAGCGGTCAGACAATAGGTTTAATataagataattttttaaaaaacatacttttatattatataaaaataataataacaaaaatatagTCATAAAATGCCTCTTTGTTGTATAATCAAAACATGGAATTTGTGGCTGACAACAAAAATAGGTTAGCTCATATGATGTGTTGTCATAAAAGAAGAATTATAAAGAATAATTGTGAAAGAAAACAAAGACAGTGATAACAATAAAAGGAAGAGAGGTTATGAGAAAGATAAATAAATGACGAAAGCGAGAGAAAAACAGAGGTAGATAACAAAAGAGTAAATGATGATTTTAATGCGAAAAAACAAAAAGGATAAAGTTGAGAAAAATCATAGAGGAGATTATCAGAGAAAGGAGTTAGATAATAAGCCCTTTGAGAaaacatctattttttttattttccaatCAGTATCCTCAAAAACATAAATGCTATATTATCATATTTAAGGATACTATGGTCACTTGACTGTCAAGGATCCGATTCCTGATTTTTCTGATTGGACCAGTTGGTCCAGTCTGGTTTTAATAACTATGGTTTTTGTCAACCCAACAaactatatgtatacatatttattgcCTTAGGCATGCCAATAGAATTCATAATATGAGAAGCATGTCATGGCTGTTTCAGTGAAACTGTTGTAGTAAATATATATAGCAACATTCTTTCAGCATTTACTTATTTGTTCATGCCCTAGTCTTCATGTAGTTTTCTAGCTGTTGTCTTATACTTCCAAATGAACATAAGAACCCTGTAAATAAAATCTGTGACAAAAGATGTTATGAAACTATGAATAGCTTATTTTCCTTATTAGTACTTGCAGGATTGCCATCTTCAGCTAATTGTCAACATATCATGAAACAAATGATGTTTCTTATCACTGCTTGTTTCAGTTTTGCTGCAGCTTTGCAAGAAGCGAACGCATGGATCATGAATATTGTTTCCATTGATTCACCAGATACTCTTCCTTTAATTTATGAGCGTGGACTGTTTGGAATGTATCATGACTGGTGTGAATCTTTCAGCACCTATCCTAGATCATATGATCTACTTCATGCAGATCATCTTTTCTCCAAAATAAAGAAGAGGTCAGAGCTGACATTTTATATGTGTATTCATCAGTCTCATGTTAAAAATTTTAGCTATGTATTTGCTTATTTGAGCTTCGTTACCAATTCTGAACTCATGGTGACGAACACAAAGACAAATAACTTCAACCTGGAGAAGGTACATCTGTGTTCTTTTATCTCCTAACCAATTTGTTTTTCTTGGGGGGGACTGTTTCTTTGCAGATGTAAGTTACGGGCAGTGATTGCTGAAGTGGATAGGATACTGAGACCAGAAGGCAAGCTTATTGTAAGGGATAATTCAGAGACAATAGAAGAGGTTGAGAGCATGGCAAAATCATTGAAGTGGGAAGTCAGAATGACTTACTCAAAGGAAAATGAAGGACTGTTGTTTGTCCAAAAGACAATGTGGAGGCCAAAAGAAGTCGAGGCAAGTTTGCCATCGTTATCTTAGAACAAATGAGTCTTGGAGAGCTGTCagtttctttttatctttttttttttttttcctcattccTATTACTGTGTACCATATAAGTTCTATTATTTTCCAACGTTTTTGTTTAATGCTGACAATACAAGTATAGGAAGTGTTTTGTGATTATGAGTTGAATGTAGAATCATATTCTTTTAACCAATAATTCCATGTTTGAGAATCCTTGAGATGTGATGTTAATATTGGCAGATCAAGTTCTTTTTGCATCATTTTGGTCTTCATCTGGTGTTTATGGCATCTCCGGTAACCTGTTTTAAATTAAATGTGTAGTTGGCTGCTCTCGCAGAAGTCAAGAGTGACCAGCAACTAATGTTAAATGAAAGGATTATGGTAGTTAATTacccacacagagagagagagagagagagatacagcTTGAAAATCCCTCCCTCCAT
It encodes the following:
- the LOC135653273 gene encoding probable methyltransferase PMT26; this encodes MAFRRSAMMDARRSSSHCSTVTLVAFIALCLVGVWIMTSSSTVVPIDMSSPESKSDMKQQVSETDRGPREDSSVDVIDEAATAAAATGRDANVDVKDSTTETRSESLDDQNVQDKAAENVVEKPQESEMDDNTRTTQTYSGENGSTEDSSQEATDSGQVKKADKKTYSDENGIAEGGEMVTDGKERSQEKSTEGNSEETKYGGQEKKADQKFDEMTDDGQSESSQQNSDETGKTEGGEMIREGQDKSTEENYQQITEKADSKFGEKFSEQNSDETKGDDNNGKEAAERPNEITAGSKAKDLISPEVFPDGAQSELLNETSTQNGAWSTQATESKKEKAVQAASKEHGTRNNWKLCNVSAGTDYIPCLDNEEAIKKLRSTKHYEHRERHCPDEAPACLLPLPEGYKRPIEWPNSRNKIWYHNVPHSQLAAVKGHQNWVKVSGEFLTFPGGGTQFIHGALHYIDFIQESMPDIAWGKKSRVVLDVGCGVASFGGFLFDRDVLTMSFAPKDEHEAQVQFALERGIPALSAVMGTKRLPFPGMVFDVIHCARCRVPWHIEGGMLLLELNRMLRPGGYFVWSATPVYQQIPEDVEIWEAMTALTQSMCWDMVNKTKDRINEVGMAIYRKPSDNECYAKRTEDSPPLCQGSDDPNAAWNIPLQACMHKLPVDPNVRGSQWPQQWPLRLDNVPYWLNSSQVGVYGRPAPEDFKADTELWKHIVSKSYMKGLGINWSAVRNVMDMRAVYGGFAAALQEANAWIMNIVSIDSPDTLPLIYERGLFGMYHDWCESFSTYPRSYDLLHADHLFSKIKKRCKLRAVIAEVDRILRPEGKLIVRDNSETIEEVESMAKSLKWEVRMTYSKENEGLLFVQKTMWRPKEVEASLPSLS